A single window of Hylaeus volcanicus isolate JK05 chromosome 8, UHH_iyHylVolc1.0_haploid, whole genome shotgun sequence DNA harbors:
- the LOC128880857 gene encoding inositol polyphosphate 5-phosphatase K-like isoform X3, protein MVLDMFFEDPWTKSFREILKQYDYVKIRTQRLQGLVLNGFCLRKHITHLRSIEAQYTKTGFKGMWGNKGAVSIRLNIYGVSMCIVNTHLTPHDHLLADRIIDYNTILTNHSFTCSDTSKILYHDYVFWIGDLNFRLIENDLSATEIDLMVKRNQLKCLLEKDQLKSVMKNGEAFAELNENAITFPPTYKYEFASQEFDLNRRRPSWTDRILYKVNADVYDDVKLNAIQQNYKSHSNYIQSDHKPVTGEFDIVVRPGVPDHGVEFQPVSQWFIDEENSVSYRLLGDAKRASGDWVGLFHNEFSSLDEYIVYEYVGRGKASPIPFEPHAITERIYFSDTAIRAPGIYRLVYVAQEGNLVGILGVSPPFPGYHRLG, encoded by the exons ATGGTTTTAGATATGTTCTTTGAAGATCCATGGACTAAGTCTTTTAG agaaatattgaaacagtatgattatgtaaaaatacgtACGCAGCGTTTACAAGGTCTTGTTTTAAATGGTTTTTGCTTACGGAAACACATTACACACTTAAGATCGATAGAAGCCCAGTATACAAAAACGGGGTTCAAAGGCATGTGG GGCAACAAAGGAGCAGTCAGTAtaagattaaatatatatggaGTCAGTATGTGTATCGTAAACACGCACTTAACACCTCATGATCATTTACTGGCAGACAGAATAATAGACTATAATACGATACTCACAAATCATAGCTTTACTTGTTCAGatacttcaaaaatattatatcacGA CTATGTATTTTGGATTGGagatttaaattttcgattaattgaAAACGATTTATCTGCTACCGAAATCGATTTAATGgttaaaagaaatcaattaaaatgcTTGCTGGAAAAAGATCAGCTGAAATCTGTGATGAAGAATGGCGAAGCGTTTGCCGAGTTGAATGAAAATGCTATTACATTTCCTCCAACttacaaatatgaatttgcatcgCAGGAATTTGATCTCAA CAGGCGTAGACCTTCTTGGACTGATAGAATTTTGTACAAAGTAAATGCAGATGTTTACGATGATGTAAAACTTAACGCTATTCAGCAGAATTATAAAAGTCATTCCAATTATATACAATCAGACCATAAACCTGTCACAGGAGAGTTTGATATTGTT GTTAGGCCTGGAGTGCCGGATCATGGTGTAGAGTTCCAACCTGTATCACAATGGTTCATAGACGAAGAAAATTCTGTATCGTATAGATTGTTAGGAGATGCTAAACGTGCTAGTGGTGACTGGGTAGGCCTTTTTCATAATGAATTTTCTAGCTTGGATGAATATATCGTCTATGAGTATGTAGGTCGAG GTAAAGCGTCTCCGATTCCTTTTGAACCCCACGCGATCACGgaacgaatttatttcagcGATACGGCTATTCGTGCACCGGGAATATATCGCTTGGTTTATGTTGCTCAAGAGGGGAATTTGGTTGGAATTTTAGGCGTTAGTCCACCATTCCCAGGATATCACAGACTTGgctga
- the LOC128880857 gene encoding inositol polyphosphate 5-phosphatase K-like isoform X2, with amino-acid sequence MADRLEHLRIYFVTWNVATKYPEQNLYQLLDVTHSNSSRTLPDLYFIGLQEVKAQPQNMVLDMFFEDPWTKSFREILKQYDYVKIRTQRLQGLVLNGFCLRKHITHLRSIEAQYTKTGFKGMWGNKGAVSIRLNIYGVSMCIVNTHLTPHDHLLADRIIDYNTILTNHSFTCSDTSKILYHDYVFWIGDLNFRLIENDLSATEIDLMVKRNQLKCLLEKDQLKSVMKNGEAFAELNENAITFPPTYKYEFASQEFDLKRRPSWTDRILYKVNADVYDDVKLNAIQQNYKSHSNYIQSDHKPVTGEFDIVVRPGVPDHGVEFQPVSQWFIDEENSVSYRLLGDAKRASGDWVGLFHNEFSSLDEYIVYEYVGRGKASPIPFEPHAITERIYFSDTAIRAPGIYRLVYVAQEGNLVGILGVSPPFPGYHRLG; translated from the exons ATGGCTGACAGATTGGAACATCTCAg gatTTACTTTGTCACATGGAATGTGGCGACTAAATATCcggaacaaaatttatatcaacTTCTCGATGTTACTCATAGTAATTCATCGAGAACATTACCAGATTTATACTTCATTGG ATTGCAGGAAGTGAAAGCTCAACCACAGAATATGGTTTTAGATATGTTCTTTGAAGATCCATGGACTAAGTCTTTTAG agaaatattgaaacagtatgattatgtaaaaatacgtACGCAGCGTTTACAAGGTCTTGTTTTAAATGGTTTTTGCTTACGGAAACACATTACACACTTAAGATCGATAGAAGCCCAGTATACAAAAACGGGGTTCAAAGGCATGTGG GGCAACAAAGGAGCAGTCAGTAtaagattaaatatatatggaGTCAGTATGTGTATCGTAAACACGCACTTAACACCTCATGATCATTTACTGGCAGACAGAATAATAGACTATAATACGATACTCACAAATCATAGCTTTACTTGTTCAGatacttcaaaaatattatatcacGA CTATGTATTTTGGATTGGagatttaaattttcgattaattgaAAACGATTTATCTGCTACCGAAATCGATTTAATGgttaaaagaaatcaattaaaatgcTTGCTGGAAAAAGATCAGCTGAAATCTGTGATGAAGAATGGCGAAGCGTTTGCCGAGTTGAATGAAAATGCTATTACATTTCCTCCAACttacaaatatgaatttgcatcgCAGGAATTTGATCTCAA GCGTAGACCTTCTTGGACTGATAGAATTTTGTACAAAGTAAATGCAGATGTTTACGATGATGTAAAACTTAACGCTATTCAGCAGAATTATAAAAGTCATTCCAATTATATACAATCAGACCATAAACCTGTCACAGGAGAGTTTGATATTGTT GTTAGGCCTGGAGTGCCGGATCATGGTGTAGAGTTCCAACCTGTATCACAATGGTTCATAGACGAAGAAAATTCTGTATCGTATAGATTGTTAGGAGATGCTAAACGTGCTAGTGGTGACTGGGTAGGCCTTTTTCATAATGAATTTTCTAGCTTGGATGAATATATCGTCTATGAGTATGTAGGTCGAG GTAAAGCGTCTCCGATTCCTTTTGAACCCCACGCGATCACGgaacgaatttatttcagcGATACGGCTATTCGTGCACCGGGAATATATCGCTTGGTTTATGTTGCTCAAGAGGGGAATTTGGTTGGAATTTTAGGCGTTAGTCCACCATTCCCAGGATATCACAGACTTGgctga
- the LOC128880857 gene encoding inositol polyphosphate 5-phosphatase K-like isoform X1, producing MADRLEHLRIYFVTWNVATKYPEQNLYQLLDVTHSNSSRTLPDLYFIGLQEVKAQPQNMVLDMFFEDPWTKSFREILKQYDYVKIRTQRLQGLVLNGFCLRKHITHLRSIEAQYTKTGFKGMWGNKGAVSIRLNIYGVSMCIVNTHLTPHDHLLADRIIDYNTILTNHSFTCSDTSKILYHDYVFWIGDLNFRLIENDLSATEIDLMVKRNQLKCLLEKDQLKSVMKNGEAFAELNENAITFPPTYKYEFASQEFDLNRRRPSWTDRILYKVNADVYDDVKLNAIQQNYKSHSNYIQSDHKPVTGEFDIVVRPGVPDHGVEFQPVSQWFIDEENSVSYRLLGDAKRASGDWVGLFHNEFSSLDEYIVYEYVGRGKASPIPFEPHAITERIYFSDTAIRAPGIYRLVYVAQEGNLVGILGVSPPFPGYHRLG from the exons ATGGCTGACAGATTGGAACATCTCAg gatTTACTTTGTCACATGGAATGTGGCGACTAAATATCcggaacaaaatttatatcaacTTCTCGATGTTACTCATAGTAATTCATCGAGAACATTACCAGATTTATACTTCATTGG ATTGCAGGAAGTGAAAGCTCAACCACAGAATATGGTTTTAGATATGTTCTTTGAAGATCCATGGACTAAGTCTTTTAG agaaatattgaaacagtatgattatgtaaaaatacgtACGCAGCGTTTACAAGGTCTTGTTTTAAATGGTTTTTGCTTACGGAAACACATTACACACTTAAGATCGATAGAAGCCCAGTATACAAAAACGGGGTTCAAAGGCATGTGG GGCAACAAAGGAGCAGTCAGTAtaagattaaatatatatggaGTCAGTATGTGTATCGTAAACACGCACTTAACACCTCATGATCATTTACTGGCAGACAGAATAATAGACTATAATACGATACTCACAAATCATAGCTTTACTTGTTCAGatacttcaaaaatattatatcacGA CTATGTATTTTGGATTGGagatttaaattttcgattaattgaAAACGATTTATCTGCTACCGAAATCGATTTAATGgttaaaagaaatcaattaaaatgcTTGCTGGAAAAAGATCAGCTGAAATCTGTGATGAAGAATGGCGAAGCGTTTGCCGAGTTGAATGAAAATGCTATTACATTTCCTCCAACttacaaatatgaatttgcatcgCAGGAATTTGATCTCAA CAGGCGTAGACCTTCTTGGACTGATAGAATTTTGTACAAAGTAAATGCAGATGTTTACGATGATGTAAAACTTAACGCTATTCAGCAGAATTATAAAAGTCATTCCAATTATATACAATCAGACCATAAACCTGTCACAGGAGAGTTTGATATTGTT GTTAGGCCTGGAGTGCCGGATCATGGTGTAGAGTTCCAACCTGTATCACAATGGTTCATAGACGAAGAAAATTCTGTATCGTATAGATTGTTAGGAGATGCTAAACGTGCTAGTGGTGACTGGGTAGGCCTTTTTCATAATGAATTTTCTAGCTTGGATGAATATATCGTCTATGAGTATGTAGGTCGAG GTAAAGCGTCTCCGATTCCTTTTGAACCCCACGCGATCACGgaacgaatttatttcagcGATACGGCTATTCGTGCACCGGGAATATATCGCTTGGTTTATGTTGCTCAAGAGGGGAATTTGGTTGGAATTTTAGGCGTTAGTCCACCATTCCCAGGATATCACAGACTTGgctga